From the genome of Streptomyces sp. NBC_01317, one region includes:
- a CDS encoding ArsA family ATPase — protein sequence MRTVLVTGPGGAGRTTVAAATALATARSGGRTLLLSADPLDTLLGTPPGPGPADPAQAADGLWAARVDSGDHFRTELLTLQERVTPALDLLGARPLRAEELTELPGSGQFALLHALRRAAEGDWDVVVVDLPPLREALATLALPEQLRRYLRRLLPRERQAARALRPMMAQLAGVPLPAQWLYDMAAHRDAELAAVQSVIEDRGTTLRLVAEPGPAGEEALRLAHAGAALYGLPVGTLVPNRLLPPDSADPWLATLAAQQHKSLDAWRGAGTPASALRPVRHLGRDPHGPGDLARLDTDAEAGLAVETAGPEEAGRRDDPWRVEDRLAEDGLLVWCLPLPGVAKSELHLVRRDDELVLTVGPFRRIVPLPSVLRRCTVAGAALADGLLRVRFTPDAALWPRSD from the coding sequence ATGCGTACGGTCCTCGTCACCGGCCCCGGCGGTGCGGGCCGTACGACGGTCGCCGCGGCCACCGCCCTGGCCACCGCCCGGAGCGGCGGCCGCACCCTGCTCCTCTCCGCCGACCCCCTCGACACCCTGCTCGGTACGCCCCCGGGCCCCGGCCCCGCCGACCCCGCGCAGGCCGCGGACGGCCTGTGGGCCGCGCGCGTCGACTCCGGTGACCACTTCCGTACGGAACTGCTCACCCTCCAGGAACGCGTCACCCCCGCCCTCGACCTCCTCGGCGCCCGCCCGCTGCGCGCGGAGGAGCTGACCGAGCTGCCCGGCAGCGGCCAGTTCGCCCTGCTGCACGCCCTGCGCCGGGCCGCCGAAGGCGACTGGGACGTCGTCGTCGTGGATCTGCCCCCGCTGCGCGAGGCCCTCGCCACCCTCGCCCTGCCCGAACAGCTGCGCCGCTATCTGCGCCGGCTGCTGCCCCGCGAACGGCAGGCCGCGCGCGCCCTGCGCCCGATGATGGCCCAGCTGGCCGGCGTCCCCCTGCCCGCCCAGTGGCTGTACGACATGGCCGCCCACCGGGACGCCGAGCTGGCCGCCGTCCAGTCGGTGATCGAGGACCGGGGGACCACCCTGCGCCTGGTCGCCGAACCCGGACCCGCCGGGGAGGAGGCCCTGCGCCTCGCCCACGCGGGGGCCGCGCTGTACGGCCTGCCCGTCGGCACGCTCGTACCGAACCGGCTGCTGCCACCGGACTCCGCCGACCCCTGGCTGGCGACCCTGGCCGCGCAGCAGCACAAGAGCCTGGACGCGTGGCGCGGCGCCGGGACGCCCGCCTCCGCCCTGCGTCCGGTACGCCACCTGGGCCGCGACCCGCACGGCCCCGGCGACCTCGCACGGCTGGACACGGACGCGGAGGCCGGACTCGCCGTGGAGACGGCCGGCCCGGAGGAGGCCGGGCGCCGCGACGACCCGTGGCGGGTCGAGGACCGGCTCGCCGAGGACGGGCTGCTGGTCTGGTGCCTCCCGCTGCCCGGCGTCGCCAAGAGCGAACTCCACCTCGTGCGCAGGGACGACGAACTCGTCCTCACCGTCGGCCCGTTCCGCCGCATCGTTCCGCTGCCCTCCGTGCTGCGCCGCTGCACGGTCGCCGGCGCGGCCCTCGCGGACGGTCTGCTGCGCGTCAGGTTCACCCCCGACGCCGCCCTGTGGCCGCGTTCGGACTGA
- a CDS encoding DUF5304 domain-containing protein has translation MSDSTERPAADSDAWATACAEDLEAEKARRRAVHGRPPASASEELRKLVDAVTDKVTSLQNPLFGMAAQGAVQQLINQARAAVEPVIERNPGVFDHLAAAGNELLAAYRDAVEGQESRWTKGPESGPVVPPAERTGGAKGYGNGEQAFPDAPGVTDDTKSSHDPTDPRDEGPGPDGRIDLD, from the coding sequence GTGAGCGATTCCACCGAGCGCCCCGCCGCCGACTCGGACGCCTGGGCCACGGCGTGCGCCGAGGACCTGGAGGCGGAGAAAGCCCGCCGCCGGGCCGTCCACGGCCGCCCGCCCGCCTCCGCCTCCGAGGAACTGCGGAAGCTGGTCGACGCCGTCACCGACAAGGTCACCTCGCTCCAGAACCCGCTCTTCGGCATGGCCGCGCAGGGCGCCGTCCAGCAGTTGATCAACCAGGCCAGGGCCGCCGTCGAACCGGTCATCGAGCGCAACCCCGGAGTCTTCGACCACCTCGCCGCCGCGGGCAACGAACTCCTCGCCGCCTACCGCGACGCGGTCGAGGGCCAGGAGAGCCGCTGGACCAAGGGCCCCGAAAGCGGACCCGTGGTGCCGCCCGCGGAGCGTACGGGCGGCGCGAAGGGGTACGGAAACGGCGAGCAGGCCTTTCCGGACGCCCCGGGTGTCACGGACGACACAAAGAGCTCCCACGACCCCACGGACCCCAGGGACGAAGGACCAGGTCCGGACGGCCGCATCGACCTGGACTGA
- a CDS encoding ROK family glucokinase — protein MGLTIGVDIGGTKIAAGVVDEEGTIRGMHKVPTPQTAEGIVDAICAAVSGAGEGHQIEAVGIGAAGYVDDKRATVLFAPNINWRHEPLKDKVEQRVGLPVVVENDANAAAWGEYRFGAGQGHDDVICITLGTGLGGGIIIGNKLRRGRFGVAAEFGHIRVVPDGLLCGCGSQGCWEQYASGRALVRYARQRANATPENAEILLGFGDGTAEGIEGRHVSAAARAGDPVAVDSFRELARWAGAGLADLASLFDPSAFIVGGGVSDEGELVLDPIRKSFRRWLIGGEWRPHAQVLAAQLGGEAGLVGAADLARQG, from the coding sequence ATGGGACTCACCATCGGCGTCGACATCGGCGGCACCAAGATCGCGGCGGGCGTGGTCGACGAAGAGGGCACCATCAGGGGAATGCACAAGGTGCCCACCCCGCAGACGGCCGAAGGCATCGTCGACGCGATCTGCGCCGCCGTCTCCGGCGCGGGCGAGGGACACCAGATCGAGGCGGTCGGCATCGGCGCGGCCGGCTACGTCGACGACAAGCGCGCCACCGTCCTGTTCGCGCCGAACATCAACTGGCGGCACGAACCGCTCAAGGACAAGGTCGAACAGCGCGTCGGCCTGCCGGTCGTGGTCGAGAACGACGCGAACGCCGCCGCGTGGGGCGAGTACAGGTTCGGGGCCGGGCAGGGCCACGACGACGTCATCTGCATCACCCTCGGCACCGGCCTCGGCGGGGGCATCATCATCGGCAACAAGCTGCGGCGCGGACGCTTCGGCGTGGCGGCGGAGTTCGGGCACATCCGGGTCGTACCGGACGGGCTGCTGTGCGGGTGCGGCAGTCAGGGCTGCTGGGAGCAGTACGCGTCCGGCCGCGCCCTGGTCCGGTACGCGCGCCAGCGCGCCAACGCGACCCCGGAGAACGCCGAGATACTGCTCGGTTTCGGTGACGGCACCGCCGAGGGCATCGAGGGCAGGCACGTCAGTGCCGCCGCCCGCGCCGGTGACCCGGTGGCCGTCGACTCCTTCCGGGAGCTGGCCCGTTGGGCGGGCGCGGGCCTGGCAGACCTGGCCTCGCTCTTCGACCCGTCCGCGTTCATCGTCGGCGGAGGCGTGTCGGACGAGGGCGAACTGGTCCTCGACCCGATCCGCAAGTCCTTCCGGCGCTGGCTGATCGGCGGCGAGTGGCGGCCGCACGCCCAGGTACTGGCCGCCCAACTGGGCGGCGAGGCCGGGCTGGTGGGCGCCGCGGATCTGGCAAGACAAGGCTGA
- a CDS encoding endonuclease/exonuclease/phosphatase family protein, protein MEMPPPLPDSRTEPDGSAVIRVLSYNIRSMRDDREALVRVIKACAPDLVLIQEAPLFFRWRKRAAWLASRTDLVVLGGGGTAAGPLLLCSLRATVERTEDVLLPRTPGLHRRGFATAVVRFGRARLGVLSCHLSLDAGEREAQAGMLLDRLDALDVPHAVAGGDLNEPPGRNAFRLLAAKLQDCWAATPWGGEHTWVRSGPPRRIDAIFATEGVEVLGCGVPRGLPGLTDHDLRMATDHLPVLAAVRVPAS, encoded by the coding sequence ATGGAAATGCCGCCACCGCTGCCCGACTCCCGTACCGAGCCGGACGGTTCGGCCGTGATCCGGGTCCTCAGCTACAACATCCGCTCGATGCGGGACGACCGTGAGGCGCTGGTCCGGGTGATCAAGGCCTGCGCGCCCGACCTGGTGCTGATCCAGGAGGCCCCGCTGTTCTTCCGCTGGCGCAAGCGCGCCGCCTGGCTCGCCTCCCGTACCGACCTGGTGGTGCTCGGTGGCGGCGGCACCGCGGCGGGCCCGCTGCTGCTCTGTTCCCTGCGCGCCACCGTGGAGCGGACCGAGGACGTCCTGCTGCCCCGCACCCCCGGCCTGCACCGGCGCGGGTTCGCGACGGCGGTCGTACGGTTCGGACGGGCGAGGCTCGGCGTGCTCAGCTGCCATCTGAGCCTGGACGCCGGTGAACGCGAGGCGCAGGCGGGGATGCTGCTCGACCGCCTCGACGCGCTGGACGTCCCGCACGCGGTCGCGGGCGGCGACCTCAACGAGCCGCCGGGCAGGAATGCGTTCCGGCTGCTGGCGGCCAAGCTCCAGGACTGCTGGGCGGCCACGCCCTGGGGCGGCGAGCACACCTGGGTCCGGAGCGGACCGCCCCGGCGCATCGACGCGATCTTCGCCACGGAGGGCGTGGAGGTGCTCGGCTGCGGGGTGCCGCGCGGCCTGCCCGGCCTCACCGACCACGACCTGCGCATGGCCACGGACCACCTGCCGGTGCTGGCGGCGGTACGCGTACCCGCGTCCTGA
- a CDS encoding alpha/beta hydrolase codes for MPVLPGAEPYHHEGGEVGVLLCHGFTGSPQSMRPWGEHLAERGLTVSVPLLPGHGTRWQDMQSTRWQDWYAEVDRALRELRERCARVFVCGLSMGGSLALRLAAKHGPAISGIVVVNPAVKMHGAAAYALPVLRHVLPSVGGLANDIAKDGKVELGYTRTPLHAAYSLGRLFRLVDAALPQVTQPLLLLRSPKDHVVPPSDSARVLSRVSSTDVREILLEQSYHVATLDHDAERIFEESHAFIGRLAPTVGKKGSTTGG; via the coding sequence GTGCCGGTCCTTCCTGGAGCCGAGCCGTACCACCACGAGGGCGGCGAGGTCGGCGTCCTCCTCTGTCACGGATTCACCGGTTCCCCGCAGTCGATGCGCCCTTGGGGCGAGCATCTGGCGGAGCGCGGGCTGACGGTGTCGGTGCCGCTGCTCCCCGGGCACGGCACCCGCTGGCAGGACATGCAGTCCACGCGGTGGCAGGACTGGTACGCGGAAGTGGACCGGGCGCTGCGCGAGCTGCGGGAGCGGTGCGCGCGGGTCTTCGTCTGCGGGCTCTCCATGGGCGGGTCGCTGGCGCTGCGGCTGGCCGCCAAGCACGGGCCCGCGATCAGCGGGATCGTCGTCGTCAACCCGGCCGTGAAGATGCACGGGGCGGCGGCGTACGCCCTGCCGGTGCTCCGGCACGTGCTCCCCTCGGTCGGGGGGCTGGCGAACGACATCGCCAAGGACGGGAAGGTGGAGCTGGGGTACACACGGACGCCCCTGCACGCCGCCTACTCACTGGGGAGGCTGTTCCGTCTGGTGGACGCGGCGCTGCCGCAGGTGACCCAACCGCTGCTGCTGTTGCGCAGTCCGAAGGACCATGTCGTGCCCCCCTCCGACTCCGCCCGGGTGCTGTCCCGGGTCTCCTCGACGGATGTCCGGGAGATCTTGCTGGAACAGAGCTACCACGTCGCGACGTTGGACCATGACGCGGAGCGGATCTTCGAGGAGAGTCACGCGTTCATCGGCCGGCTCGCTCCGACTGTCGGGAAGAAGGGGAGCACCACCGGTGGCTGA
- a CDS encoding lysophospholipid acyltransferase family protein encodes MIYGAMKFSVGGSLKLAFRPWVEGIENVPAEGPAILASNHLSFSDSFFLPAVLDRKVTFIAKAEYFTTPGIKGTLTAAFFKGVGQLPVDRSGARGAGEAAIKSGVDVLAKGELFGIYPEGTRSPDGRLYRGKPGGLARVALASGAPVIPVAMIDTEKIQPPGKVVPKLMRPGIRIGKPLDFSRYQGMEGDRFILRSVTDEVMYEIMKLSGQEYVDVYATAAKRQLAEAAKEKSLSGE; translated from the coding sequence TTGATCTACGGTGCAATGAAGTTCTCCGTCGGAGGGTCGCTGAAGCTCGCCTTCAGGCCCTGGGTGGAGGGCATCGAGAACGTTCCCGCCGAAGGGCCCGCGATCCTCGCGAGCAACCATCTCTCGTTCTCGGACTCCTTCTTCCTTCCGGCCGTTCTCGACCGCAAGGTGACCTTCATCGCGAAGGCCGAGTACTTCACCACGCCCGGCATCAAGGGCACGTTGACGGCGGCCTTCTTCAAGGGCGTCGGACAGTTGCCGGTGGACCGCTCCGGGGCGCGCGGGGCGGGTGAGGCGGCGATCAAGAGCGGCGTCGACGTCCTGGCCAAGGGCGAGCTGTTCGGCATCTACCCCGAGGGCACCCGCTCGCCCGACGGCCGGCTCTACCGGGGCAAGCCCGGCGGCCTGGCCCGGGTGGCGCTCGCCAGCGGCGCGCCGGTCATCCCCGTCGCGATGATCGACACGGAGAAGATCCAGCCGCCCGGCAAGGTGGTGCCCAAGCTGATGCGGCCGGGCATCAGGATCGGCAAGCCGCTGGACTTCAGCCGGTACCAGGGCATGGAGGGTGACCGGTTCATCCTGCGCTCGGTGACGGACGAGGTCATGTACGAAATCATGAAGTTGTCCGGTCAGGAGTACGTGGACGTCTACGCGACCGCCGCGAAGCGGCAGTTGGCCGAGGCGGCGAAGGAAAAAAGCCTGTCCGGCGAGTGA
- the macS gene encoding MacS family sensor histidine kinase, producing the protein MVKRERVVRMSVEQPLWRALTGYRVLTAVYAIFLFVFERDKFERPWVAIVFLAFLAVWTAATLPRVANAASCTKRFLGADLTVAVVGILLTPLADEQAQQVDGPTLPTIWAAGSVLAFAIKGGWRWAALASTFVAVANLIERAHPSRDTFHNVLLVWIASIAIGYIVEVARASERILARALEIEAATRERERLARDIHDSVLQVLAMVQRRGTALGGEAAELGRMAGEQEVALRTLVSSGLVPTAREGAAGAYPGAVAGAALGDVQEPCDLRSLLAPYTGSKVTFAEPGAPVLLAPAAARELAAAVGAALDNVGRHAGADARAWILVEEDPDEVIVTVRDDGPGIPEGRLAQAEGEGRLGVALSIRGRLRDLGGTAELISVPGQGTEVELRVPRGKAER; encoded by the coding sequence GTGGTGAAGCGTGAGCGTGTCGTACGGATGTCGGTCGAGCAGCCGCTGTGGCGGGCACTGACCGGCTACCGGGTGCTGACCGCCGTCTACGCGATCTTTCTGTTCGTGTTCGAGCGCGACAAGTTCGAACGCCCGTGGGTCGCGATCGTCTTCCTCGCGTTCCTCGCCGTCTGGACCGCCGCGACCCTGCCCCGGGTGGCGAACGCCGCGAGCTGCACCAAGCGGTTCCTGGGCGCGGATCTCACCGTCGCGGTGGTCGGGATCCTGCTCACCCCGCTCGCCGACGAGCAGGCGCAGCAGGTCGACGGCCCCACCCTGCCGACGATATGGGCGGCCGGTTCCGTCCTCGCGTTCGCGATCAAGGGCGGCTGGCGGTGGGCGGCGCTCGCCTCCACCTTCGTCGCCGTCGCCAACCTCATCGAGCGGGCCCACCCCAGCAGGGACACGTTCCACAACGTGCTGCTGGTGTGGATCGCCTCGATCGCGATCGGCTACATCGTGGAGGTGGCCCGCGCCTCCGAACGCATCCTCGCCCGCGCCCTGGAGATCGAGGCCGCGACCCGCGAGCGCGAACGGCTGGCCCGTGACATCCACGACAGCGTCCTCCAGGTGCTGGCGATGGTGCAGCGGCGCGGTACGGCCCTGGGGGGCGAGGCGGCCGAACTGGGCAGGATGGCGGGGGAGCAGGAGGTCGCCCTGCGGACCCTGGTCTCCAGCGGGCTCGTCCCCACGGCCCGCGAAGGAGCGGCCGGCGCGTACCCCGGCGCAGTGGCCGGCGCGGCCCTCGGCGACGTACAGGAGCCGTGCGACCTGCGCTCGCTCCTCGCGCCGTACACGGGCTCGAAGGTCACCTTCGCCGAGCCCGGCGCCCCCGTCCTGCTGGCGCCCGCCGCCGCGAGGGAGCTGGCCGCCGCCGTCGGCGCCGCCCTGGACAACGTGGGCCGGCACGCGGGCGCGGACGCCCGCGCCTGGATCCTGGTCGAGGAGGATCCGGACGAGGTGATCGTGACCGTACGGGACGACGGCCCCGGCATCCCGGAGGGCCGGCTCGCGCAGGCGGAGGGCGAGGGCCGCCTCGGAGTCGCGCTGTCCATCCGTGGGAGGCTGCGGGACCTGGGCGGTACGGCGGAGCTGATCTCCGTCCCGGGGCAGGGCACGGAAGTCGAGTTGAGGGTTCCACGGGGGAAGGCGGAGCGATGA
- a CDS encoding response regulator transcription factor, with the protein MTGTAGPIRVMVVDDHPMWRDAVARDLDAAGFEVIATAGDGPQAVRRARATAPQVLVLDLNLPGMPGVQVCKELVGLQPGLRVLVLSASGEHADVLEAVKSGATGYLLKSASTEELVDAVRRTAAGDPVFTPGLAGLVLGEYRRLASEPLPAAPDEPKAPQLTDRETEVLRLVAKGLSYKQIAERLVISHRTVQNHVQNTLGKLQLHNRVELVRYAIERGLDDV; encoded by the coding sequence ATGACGGGGACGGCGGGACCGATCAGGGTGATGGTCGTCGACGACCACCCGATGTGGCGCGACGCCGTCGCCCGGGACCTGGACGCGGCGGGGTTCGAGGTGATCGCCACGGCCGGGGACGGCCCGCAGGCCGTGCGCCGGGCGAGGGCCACCGCCCCGCAGGTCCTCGTCCTCGACCTCAATCTGCCCGGCATGCCCGGCGTCCAGGTCTGCAAGGAGCTGGTCGGCCTCCAGCCGGGCCTGCGGGTCCTGGTGCTCTCCGCCAGCGGCGAGCACGCCGACGTGCTGGAGGCGGTCAAGTCCGGCGCCACCGGCTACCTGCTCAAGTCGGCCAGTACGGAGGAGCTGGTCGACGCCGTCCGCAGGACCGCCGCCGGAGACCCGGTCTTCACCCCCGGTCTCGCCGGGCTGGTCCTCGGGGAGTACCGCAGGCTCGCCTCCGAGCCCCTGCCCGCCGCCCCGGACGAGCCGAAGGCCCCCCAGCTCACCGACCGGGAGACCGAGGTGCTGCGGCTGGTCGCCAAGGGGCTGTCGTACAAGCAGATCGCCGAGCGGCTGGTCATCTCGCACCGCACCGTGCAGAACCACGTCCAGAACACCCTGGGCAAGCTGCAACTGCACAACCGCGTCGAACTGGTCCGGTACGCCATCGAACGCGGCCTCGACGACGTCTGA